ATCGACTGGAGACACTGTTTCCTTCATTGGAAGGCTGGTTTGTGAACCGGAAGCTCAGGAAAAAATTCTGGCAAATACAAAAGCTGGAACCATTGCTGACGGAATTGCTATTGGAGCACGAGGAAGTTCAACTGGTACTGCACGGTAATGAAGGAAGACTCACAGATATATTACTGACAGGGTCGATCTGGATTGGAACCACATCCTTCACGGCTCTTGTTTTTACAAATCTACGGGTACTTAGTATTCGGACCGATGGTGAAGACACTCCTCAGAAAACGTTCTGGTCGATTTATTACAGCCAGATTCAAAGTCTGAAACTCACTATATTTGAAAGTGCCAGGTTTTCTCTGAAAGATGGCCGAATTTTATTGTTTTCGGCGATATCAAAAGAAGAATTGGATCGAATGCAGGAGACCGTTCAGGAAAACTGCGACCAGTTTCGGAATCAAGGATTTGATCCCGCGGTCACTCAGTCTCGTGAACAGCTTTGTGGGCACTGTTTCGATGTTATTCCCGCTGGTGTTTATGATTGTGAAAGTTGTGGCGCCACGTACTGGACGCCTGCGGAAGTTGGGATTCGCAGTTTTCTGTTCCCCTCCTGGGGGGATTTTGTGATGAAGCACGACGCGCTGGCAGTCATGGAACTCATTGGTTTTTGTCTGTTACTGATATTTACACTGGCTGCTTTTTCCGAGGGGAAGTATGTGACGGGGATGGCAGTCTTTTTCATGGCCAGCCTGGCAGATGCGATGATGAGTGTGCAGATTGCTACCAAGGCGTTGCATATAAAAACAGCTCCCCACGCTGGTTCTGAAACTCAACAGTCGTTTGACTGGGAAGAGGTGCAATCTGTGCAATCGGATTTCCGCTCGGATTATGCGGATTATCGGGTTGCGGCCTCTACGGATCAATTGTGAAGCCTGGGCGGATCGTATTTCGTTGATTTGGTGATCCGCTCTGTTTTTCTGAGATGCGTCAACGCTCGGCGCTGCCGATTCACGATAAAGAGTACACGGATGATTGTAATCCGGGCCTGTAATCTTGAGTTTTGTGTGTGGGGAGTTTTGCTGATGACTGTTTTACGACGCTGGGCCGCTCTGTTCTTGATGGGGGGCGCTCTGATCCTCCAGCAGAACGTTGTGCAGGGACAGACGATTAATCACAAATTAGAGCCTTATCTGAAATCGGCGAATCTGCCGGCTGTAGCGGCCGCGGTGGTCGAACGGGGCGTACTGACGGAATATGGTGCGGTCGGAACGCGCAAAATGGGTGCCGATATCCCGGTGACGGTTTTTGACAAATTTCATCTGGGTTCCGATGGCAAAGCGATGACCGCGACTCTGGCGGGGATGATGATTGAAGAAGGCAAACTGAAATGGGATTCGACGCTGGGCGACGTCTTTCCCGAATTGAAAAAATCGATGGCACCCGGCGTTGAGAAAGTGACGCTGGAGCAACTGTTGTCGCATACGAGCGGCATGCGTGCCGACGATGAAAACCTGATGAAACTGCTGAAAGATTCTTTTGATGTCGACGGCGATTTGAACGATCAGCGGTACTGGCTGTTGAAGGAGTCGGTCAAGCTGCCTCTGGTGGCTGAGCCCTCGAAGGCGTGGGCGTATAACAACCGCGGGTATACGATTGCGGGTGCGATGATTGAACGCGTCAGCGGCAAACCGTGGGATGAGTTGATTGTGGAACGCATTTTTGAGCCGTTCGAATTGACGACTGCCGGCCTGGGAACTCAGTCGACACTGGGAAAAATCGATGCCCCACTGGGACACGTGATACAGAAAGACGGCAAGGTCAAGTCGTATATGGCGGGGCCGAATGCGGATAACTCGATGATCCTTGGACCCGCGGGATGCGTGCATCTTTCGATTCTGGATTTAGCAACCTGGGCAGGCTGGAACGCCGGGAACGGGACGCGGATGCCTTGTAACATTGTCAGTCCGAAAATGGTGGAGAAAATTCATAGTCCCGTGTTTACGATCAAAGGAGACAAGCCGGCTCGTCCGGGAACGCCTCCCAACGGAAAGTATGCCCATGGCTGGGGCTGGTTGACGGTCGACTGGGCACCGTACCCCCTGCTCTATCATGCTGGTTCGAATGGGAAGAACCTGGCGCAGGTCTGGATCGATAAAGAAAAAGACATTGCGATTGTCGTTATGACCAATATCGGCGGAGTGAAGGCCGATGAGGCGCTGCGTTCGATTGCAAAAGAGCTGTATGAAGATGCGGTCGCGCAGTATTAATTCAGGCGGCTGACAAACGGGATCAAATCTGGACTCCGCTCTCTCATCAATTGATGGGGGGGCGGAGTCTTGTTATAAGGTGGTGTGACTGACGCGGGGCTTATGGCTTTTTACTTCTTCCCGGAACGGACGCACCATGTTGAATCCCATGTATTCCGAACACGCAGACGACTATGCGACGGCGATTCGCAACAACAGCTATAACGCGTTATACGAACGCCCTTCTCTAATGGCGTTACTGCCTGAGTTGAAAGAAAAAGCGGTACTCGATCTGGGCTGTGGGCCGGGCGTGTATGCGGAATATCTACTGAGCCAGGGCGCACGCGTGACCGCCGTCGATCGTTCGCCGGAAATGGTGGCGCTGGTCAAACAGAGGCTGGGTGAGGCGGTCGCTTGCTACGAGCAGGATCTGGCGCAGGGGCTGCCTCAGGAAGCGGACGCGGTGTATGATCTGGCGATCTGTCCTTTGGCGATCCATTACCTGGAAGATTTCACGCCCCTGTTTCGTGATGTCCGGCGCGTCCTGAAGCCGGGCGGCTGGTTCGTGTTTTCGACGCATCATCCGTTTGTCGATTATCCGTTCTCGCCGAGCGGCAATTATTTTCTGACGGAAAAGATCGTGGACGAGTGGGATACGGTCGGGAAACCGGTGCGGGTGGAGTTCTATCGGCGGCCTCTGTCGGCCATCATTCAACCTCTGTTGGAAGCGGGCATGACGCTGGTGGCACTATCCGAAGGGAAACCCGACCCACAAATGGAACAGAGTGACCCGGACAGCTTTCGCAAGCTCTCGACGGAACCGGGGTTTCTGTTTGTGAAGTGTCACGTTTGATTCAAATACTGAGTGCTGCTATCACTCTTGCGGTGAGTTCATTTCACCGCAAGAGTCTGACTCATTTTGCTGTGGTTTATCCAAACACTGGTTTCATACCCAGGGAAGTACGAATGGTGGCCAGCTCTCCGGCGTGTAGAAAGTCGTGTTGCGATAAAGCATGCACTGCGGTGATTGCGTTTTCGGCAATGGGTGCGACTGCCTCGGGAGAGTCTTGCCAAAGTGCATCCTCCTCCAGAGTCTGCGCCCATTTGATGAATCGATCGCGGGCAGTCTGCATGAGCTCCAGCATTTCTTCCCGGCCAGGATAGTCAGCGGGATTGTTGCTGGGGATAGAGCCGTTGGAAAAACGTTCATAGTGCCCTTCGGGCAGACCACTTGGTTCGTTGAGAAATGCTGAGACGAATAAATCATCGGCGAATGCCAGATGGCCCATCACCCACAGGGCATGGTTTCCACCGCCGACGCGTACATATAACTGGTCGTCGGAAAAGGTTTCCAGTTGAGAAAGTACAAAGTTTCGCGAACGCTGAAGTTGCTCAATTCCAAACTCTGACATCGAGTGTGTTTGTTGTTGGGTCGTCATGAATCGTCTCCTGATTTGGGGTGATTAAGAGGAATAAGAGGACTTAACTGGATTGTTCGGCACGTTGTTTGATTTGCTCCAGATTGTATTTCCAACCGGGCACGACGCCTTCTGCATGCGACGGATCGATATGACCCGTGGCGCGATGCAGGAACGCCAGTGTTGTCGTGTCTCCGTTTTCGCTGAGGCGATATTGAATATGAGACATGACTGGATAGGACATAAACAGGGGGCCGGTGATTTCAATCAGAGTAGGAGGCTTGATGACCTGCACGTGGCCCCATAAATGTCCTGCTCCCTCTCCCAGATCGCGAAACCAGCGCCCGCCGGGCCATGCTTCCAGTTTCATGGGGAGCGGTGTTCCATCCGGCATTGTTGAACCGGGGCCAAGTTGTTCAAGGATCGCTTCGAATGACTGTTGAACAGAAGCGGCAATTTCAATTTTGCGTTCAATGTGCAGCGAGGAGAGTGAATTGTCTGTGGCGGTGACCATATCTGTCTACCCTTCTTTTTGTTTCCTGGTTTTCTTTTGTTCTGCCGCTTTCGCCTCTGCGACGGCTTTAATATTTGCTAACTGGTGGTCCCAGAATCGTTCGAATGTCTGTACCCAGTCGAAAACTGGCTTGAGCTGTGTTGCATTCAGGCTGTACCAGCGGTGTTTGCCTTCTTGTCTGACAGTCACCAGGTTTACCTCACGGAGTACACGAAGATGTTTGGAAATTTGCGGTTGGGCAACGCCAAGCGACTCAGCCAGATCATTGACGGAACACTCTTTTCCCGCCAGTTGATGGATGATGTCGCGTCGTCGCTGTTCGGCAATCGCGTTAAATGCGTCGGTAGTTGTGGGTGATCTTGGCATGTCGATTATTGTATTCCCATATGGGAATATGTAAAGGGGCGTTTTATAAAAAAAATGATTTTCGATGCGAGTTCACAGATTTGACTGATCTGTGTTGGGTTACTGGAGCTGAGACTGGGCTGTTTGTTCTACTTGCGATTGCTGGTAAGATATGTCTCTGATTGAAGAAGATTTGATGGAAAGGAAAGGTGTTTCGAACAGATGCAGGAAATCAGTCCTTTGGATGAACCCGAATATTTTTGCCCGCGAATTATTTATTGACGAATTAAGAAATACCAACCTTTGATTGACAAAATAGATTGATAAAAGGGAGATCATGAAAGACGATTCGAGTGAGCCTGTCGAGAATACAGATGAAAATCCGAAAGAGCTTGTACTTGTACTTTCCCCTACTGTGCTTAGGATGGGCTCAGTTGTGATTGTGTGTTTGATCCTGTTAACTATCTATGCAAAAAACATACGCGAATTCCTGATACAGGAATCCACCAGTTCACTGTTGCTGGGGATTTTTCTGGTTTCAGAAGTCATTCAATTTTTCATTTTGATTTACAACAGATTAAAATTGGATTTTTATCTAAACACAGATCCCGTGATTCAAGATCAGGATTCGTTGCGATTATGGAAAACCGTTGTCCAATCAAATCATAAATGGGAGCGAGTCGGTTTGGTGCTCTTATTCGTCCTCTCGCTGCCTGTAGGGATGCTGGTTGGTGGTAAGAGTGGATTTGTGACTGTGGATATGGGGATCGTGTTTGTTGTTTGGGTCTTGCATTTAGTATTGAACGCGTGGAGTGGTTCTTCACAGGACAAAATGAAGGAACTGGAATGTTCAGACGAAACAGCGAACGCAGAATATCGACGCGTGTGCAAGGCGTGGGGGCGCCAGTTATCACCTGATTTTAAGATTGAGCAGGATGCATGAGACCTTTGATACGCCATTTTATGAGAGACTGATAGGGAGGCGTCTAAGTTGGACCCAGCAATGATTGGAATAGTTGGTGCTGTTGG
This genomic interval from Gimesia alba contains the following:
- a CDS encoding serine hydrolase domain-containing protein, whose protein sequence is MTVLRRWAALFLMGGALILQQNVVQGQTINHKLEPYLKSANLPAVAAAVVERGVLTEYGAVGTRKMGADIPVTVFDKFHLGSDGKAMTATLAGMMIEEGKLKWDSTLGDVFPELKKSMAPGVEKVTLEQLLSHTSGMRADDENLMKLLKDSFDVDGDLNDQRYWLLKESVKLPLVAEPSKAWAYNNRGYTIAGAMIERVSGKPWDELIVERIFEPFELTTAGLGTQSTLGKIDAPLGHVIQKDGKVKSYMAGPNADNSMILGPAGCVHLSILDLATWAGWNAGNGTRMPCNIVSPKMVEKIHSPVFTIKGDKPARPGTPPNGKYAHGWGWLTVDWAPYPLLYHAGSNGKNLAQVWIDKEKDIAIVVMTNIGGVKADEALRSIAKELYEDAVAQY
- a CDS encoding class I SAM-dependent DNA methyltransferase, encoding MLNPMYSEHADDYATAIRNNSYNALYERPSLMALLPELKEKAVLDLGCGPGVYAEYLLSQGARVTAVDRSPEMVALVKQRLGEAVACYEQDLAQGLPQEADAVYDLAICPLAIHYLEDFTPLFRDVRRVLKPGGWFVFSTHHPFVDYPFSPSGNYFLTEKIVDEWDTVGKPVRVEFYRRPLSAIIQPLLEAGMTLVALSEGKPDPQMEQSDPDSFRKLSTEPGFLFVKCHV
- a CDS encoding DinB family protein, with amino-acid sequence MTTQQQTHSMSEFGIEQLQRSRNFVLSQLETFSDDQLYVRVGGGNHALWVMGHLAFADDLFVSAFLNEPSGLPEGHYERFSNGSIPSNNPADYPGREEMLELMQTARDRFIKWAQTLEEDALWQDSPEAVAPIAENAITAVHALSQHDFLHAGELATIRTSLGMKPVFG
- a CDS encoding SRPBCC family protein; this translates as MVTATDNSLSSLHIERKIEIAASVQQSFEAILEQLGPGSTMPDGTPLPMKLEAWPGGRWFRDLGEGAGHLWGHVQVIKPPTLIEITGPLFMSYPVMSHIQYRLSENGDTTTLAFLHRATGHIDPSHAEGVVPGWKYNLEQIKQRAEQSS
- a CDS encoding ArsR/SmtB family transcription factor, yielding MPRSPTTTDAFNAIAEQRRRDIIHQLAGKECSVNDLAESLGVAQPQISKHLRVLREVNLVTVRQEGKHRWYSLNATQLKPVFDWVQTFERFWDHQLANIKAVAEAKAAEQKKTRKQKEG